A DNA window from Leptolyngbya sp. KIOST-1 contains the following coding sequences:
- a CDS encoding isopenicillin N synthase family dioxygenase, with product MPQTIPVINIAPLLTEAENTAAVAEQLGQACRQHGFFYITGHGVDEGVQQRLETLSREFFAQPLETKLSIAMAKGGRAWRGYFPVGGELTSGQPDLKEGLYLGAELSDDHPLVRAGTPLHGRNLFPETIPELQPTVLDYLAAMTALGHAVMRGIALSLGLEADYFDRRYTHDPLILFRIFNYPAAEASSDQWGVGEHTDYGLLTILKQDDLGGLQVKSQGQWIEAPPIANTFVCNIGDMLDRITGGLYRSTPHRVKNTSATSRLSFPFFFDPNFAARVEPIASLVGAQEDDWHERWDGASLRLFEGTYGDYVLGKVGKVFPELRQAVI from the coding sequence ATGCCCCAGACCATCCCTGTAATCAATATTGCTCCACTACTCACTGAGGCCGAGAATACGGCAGCGGTGGCCGAACAGCTGGGACAGGCCTGTCGTCAGCACGGCTTTTTTTACATCACCGGCCACGGGGTAGACGAGGGGGTGCAGCAGCGGCTTGAAACACTCAGCCGGGAATTCTTTGCCCAGCCTTTGGAGACCAAGCTCTCCATTGCCATGGCAAAAGGGGGCCGCGCCTGGCGGGGCTACTTTCCGGTGGGGGGTGAGTTGACCTCGGGCCAGCCCGACCTGAAGGAGGGCCTCTACCTGGGGGCCGAGCTGAGCGACGATCACCCCCTGGTGCGGGCGGGCACTCCCCTGCACGGACGCAACCTGTTCCCCGAAACAATCCCTGAGCTGCAACCGACGGTGCTGGACTACCTGGCGGCGATGACGGCGTTGGGCCACGCCGTGATGCGGGGCATCGCCCTCAGCCTGGGCCTGGAGGCCGACTATTTTGACCGGCGCTACACCCATGACCCGCTGATTTTGTTTCGCATTTTCAATTACCCCGCCGCCGAGGCCTCCAGCGACCAGTGGGGGGTGGGTGAGCACACCGACTATGGCCTGCTCACCATTCTTAAGCAGGATGATTTGGGGGGCTTGCAGGTGAAATCCCAGGGACAGTGGATCGAGGCACCGCCGATCGCCAATACCTTTGTCTGCAACATCGGCGACATGCTCGATCGCATCACAGGCGGCCTCTACCGCTCGACTCCCCACCGGGTAAAGAATACCTCGGCAACCAGTCGCCTCTCCTTCCCCTTTTTCTTTGACCCAAACTTTGCCGCCCGAGTGGAGCCCATTGCCTCCCTGGTGGGTGCTCAAGAGGATGACTGGCACGAGCGCTGGGACGGGGCCAGCCTGCGGCTGTTTGAGGGCACCTACGGCGACTATGTGCTGGGCAAGGTGGGGAAGGTGTTTCCGGAGTTGAGGCAGGCGGTGATTTGA